The following is a genomic window from Lysinibacillus sp. G4S2.
CAAGCTCAATTAATATCGGAAAAAATGGATATCCTACTATTTTGGATGAAAATAGAATGGTCATTTCACATCCTACGTTAGAAGCAGGTAGCGAATTAAAAGAGAGCTTCGCAGATAAGATGTACGAAAGCAAATCTGGCACGTTTGAATATGTCTTTGACGGTGATGACCGCATTCTGTTCTTTACTACGAATGAATTAACGAATTGGAAAATTACCGGCACAATTTTTGCAAAGGAAATTGATAAATCAGCATCATCCATTTTAAAACATACGTTAATCGTGCTAATTATTGCGATTGTCATCAGTATGATTGTGTTCTATTTTGTCATGAAGGGAATTATAAAACCAATTAGATCGCTTAAGGATAGTGCGGTGACAATTAGTAAAGGTGATTTAACAGAGAAAGTGACGATTACCTCTCATGATGAGATTGGACAGCTAGGGCAAGCCTTTAATGAGATGCAAGACAATTTAAGGACTCTTATTCAAAAAATAGAACAAAATGCTGAGGAGGTAGCGTCATCGGCAGAGGAGCTTACTGCCAATGCTAATCAAACGAGCATTGCCACAGAAAAGGTAGCGATTTCGATTCAGGATGTTGCGACGAGTGCAGATACGCAAACGACGAGTGCTAACAAGAATGCAGAATCATTACATGAACTGTCTAAGGCCATTCTTCATATTGCGGAGATCTCTTCTACTGTGACAGATCTTTCGCAGCACGCGACGCTACAAGCAGATGAAGGTGGAAAGGCAGTACAAGAGACAAAGAATCAAATGCAATCAATCCATTTATCAGTAACGGATTCAAATACTAAAATTCAAACATTACATGAACGCTCTCAGCAAATTACGTCTATTTTAGATGTAATTACAAGCATTGCAGATCAAACAAACTTGCTTGCTCTGAATGCAGCCATCGAGGCGGCAAGAGCAGGGGAGCATGGAAAAGGGTTTGCAGTTGTTGCAGATGAAGTAAGAAAGCTGGCGGAGCAATCCCAGGAATCAGCCAAACAAATTTTTGAACTAATTCATGGCATTCAGTTAGAAACAGAACAATCTGTAAACATTATGGCTAAAGTAACAGAGGATGTTCAAAATGGTCTTCACGTATCTAATGAAGCTATCACGAAATTTAAAGTGATTAAGACAAGCATGGATCAAATTACTCCTAAAATGGAAGAGGTATCTTCTGCCTCTGAAGAAATGTCAGCGAGTGTACAAGAGGTGGCAGCAATTACGGAGGATTTAGCGTTCTCAGCAAAAGGAAATTCAGCTGCTTCAGAGGACGTAGCGGCATCTACAGAGGAACAATTAGCTTCGATGGAAGAAATTAATGCTTCAGCACAAGCTCTTGCGCATATGGCAGACGAGCTAAAACAGCTAATTAGTCAATTTAAGTATTAATAGAATAAGACAGTACAAAAAACGCCACTCCTCTTTTGAAGGATGGCGTTTTTGTATATTATCGATCTTCTTCCCAACAATCAGTATTTTTTAATGTTGGAATTGATTTTGCATAAAAGACGGGATTTTTACCGGCTTTCCGTTGCTTTGTAAAGTCATCTAATACAAGGAAGGCTATTTTGCCAAGTAACAAGATGATGGCAATATTTATTAAAGCCATTAGTCCCATGAATAGGTCTGCTAAGTTCCAAACAAGCTCTACTTGTGCAAGAGCACCAAACATAACCATACCAAGCACTAAAATACGATAGGCAAACATCCAACCTGTATGAGCATTTATAAACTCAATATTAGATTCACCGTAATAGTAATTTCCGACAATAGAACTAAATGCAAAGAAAATGATAGCAATAGCGATAAAGTAAGGAGCCCAATCACCTACATGTACAGCTAAAGAATTTTGTGTAAGAATAATTCCATTACTTTCACCAGTATCATATAGACCCGCTAAAATAATGATGAACGCTGTTGCTGAACAAATCATGATCGTATCAAAAAAGACTCCTAAGCTTTGCACAAGCCCTTGCTTTGCAGGGTGTGAAGTATAGGCAGTAGCTGCTGCGTTAGGCACACTACCCATCCCAGCTTCATTGGAAAATAAACCACGTCGAACACCTTGCATAATGGCAATTCCAATCGCACCACCTGCAGCTTCCTGAAGACCAAACGCTTGAGAGAAAATCAGCTCGAAAACAGCAGGAATTTCAGATAGATTCGTAATGACAACGTAAAATGCGACAGCTAGATAGAAAATAGCCATTACTGGTACAAGTACTTGTGTAACTTTTACAATTCTATGTACGCCACCAAAAATAATCAAAGCCGTTAATACAACGAGAATAATCCCAATAACTGCAGGTTTTACATCAAAAGCTTCCCCTACAGAAGTAGCAATCGTATTAGATTGTACAGCGTTAAAAATAAAGCCAAAACATAATGTTAAAAGAATACTAAAAATGATTCCTAATTTTCGTTGACCTAACGCTTTTTCCATATAATAGGCTGGTCCACCACGAAACGTATCCCCATCCTTGACCTTGTACACCTGTGCAAGTGTACTTTCAATAAAGGCTGTCGCCATTCCTAATATGGCGATAATCCACATCCAAAATACAGCTCCTGGTCCACCTACTCCGATTGCTAATGCCACACCTGTAATATTTCCAGTACCTACACGCGAGGCCGCGCTAATCGTAAAGGCTTGGAACGGGGAAACACCTGACTCCCCTTCTCTTTTTTCAACTATTAAACGAAACATTTCAGGAAAAAGTCGAATTTGTACAAACTTTGTGCCAAATGAAAAATATAATCCTGCAATTAATAACAATGCAATAAGCATTTTTGACCATAAAATATCATTAAGGTTACCTACGATATTCGATATCCATTCCATCAGCTTTCCTCCTTTCACAATACGTTTTAGTCTACACTTTTTTTTTATAAAAAATCAACTATTAGAAAATAAAAATTATTAAAAAATATGTTTTGTTTACTTATTTTTTATTTTCTGAAAGTTTTTTTACCATTATAATGACCATTTTAGGATATTATAAACATTTATTTTGAATTAATTACCAATTTAATATTTGCTGTTTTTTATTGTTTGTTAGTATTCATTAACGCTCGTACGCGCTCTTTTTGCAAGATCCTGTCTCACGATTGTCTCTAGCCAAATATGCACTACGATACAATTTGCAACCGTTTCATTATTTCCTATAACAAAGACTTGATATTACTACACTAACCGAATGGTATCGATACTGTTGAGTTATGACACCAATACTAATTTTTTAAAATTACTTACTTAAAGACTGAAGAAAAATAATTTCTCACAAACACATTTATTATCTTGTGAAACAAGCTCAAGCAGCATAATTTTTAAAAAGGCCACGTTTTCTGCATATGGGTAGCCTTAACCTTGAAAAATATGATTTGCGAAATTGTTAAAAGTTTGCCTGTCTATGAAAAATATGGTAGCGTAGAAGTAACTTTAGGTGAAAGAGGAGAATCCACATGAAAAAAAGATCATTACGTTTTTTAAGTATGGGAATTGGGTTCTCAACTGCTGTTTTTTCTAAAATTGAGTTTCTGAGGGATGAGTCTGCCCTTTTTTAGAAAAATAATAATCTAGAGGAGATTGACCATGAAAAAAATAACACGCAAAAATCCAATCCAAGTACCAAGCCCTGTTGGCAACTACAGCCATCTTACAATAATTCCTAAAGATGCAACAATGTATGCATTGTCTGGACAAATTGGAGTTGGGATTAATGGTAAATTACCATCATCATTGACAGAGCAGGTTAGGAACACATTAAAAAACATCCAATTAATATTAGAGGCAGAGGGACTAAACGCGGACAATGTGGTGAAAGCAAATATTTGGGCAACAGAAGAAATAAATTGGGATGACTTCGACCAACAATGGGAAACAATGTTTAGAAATCCCTATCCTTCTATGACGATTGCTTATATTACTGCATTAGGACTGCCTGAAATTAAAATAGAAATTGATATTTTGGCTGCGAAATAAAAAGTAAAAATCGACAAAATCCTTAAGGGTTTTGTCGATTTTTCATATAATTTTCTTGCTATAAAAAACTACTAAACTCTCTATAAGAACAACATCATATGCTACTCATTGCGACTTAACATAACGTTAGAATAAAGCAGAAACAACAAAGGATAAACCGTTGTCGTTACTGCCTTTTCATTTTGGGAATCTGTTATTGTCTATGCAGGATTTTATACATCGTTTAGTTTATAGCATTTTCCATCTGCTTATTGGCTGTAGCATGTATAAAACCTTGCATATTTTGATGAAGATGAATCTAGCAAAAACTTCCCACTCGCCATTACACCACCTCGTACTAGCTGTATTCGGATAAGCCCATTATTTTAAGTAAAACTAAATGAACTTTTTATGGCTCATCACCAAAAGTTGTGGATGACATTTTTTTAAATATATGCGCTGTATTATAGTTGATCTTCGTTACGACTGGACGCCCCCAGGAAGCTTTGCTCTGTGCGAAAGCGTAGCGACAGCAACAACAAATGTTTTCTGTAGCGAAAGCGAAGCGTCAGCAACAAAGCGCCCAGTCGGAACGGAAATCAGCCACACGTTTTGGTGAAGAGCCCTTTTTATGTATTTTGTTACATTTTAAAGGAATTGAAATTTTGAAAATTCTCTTATTTAAGGTAAATTAATAATAGAATTAAAGGAGGAGATTTTATGGATATGATAGGCATGATTGGTGGAATGAGTTGGGAGTCTTCTGCTGAGTATTACCGTCTTATGAATGAAGAGGTAAAACGACAATTAGGAGGCTTGCATTCGGCAAAATGTATTTTATATAGTGTAGATTTTCAAGAAATCGAGCATTATCAGGCTAGGGGAGATTGGGAGAAGGCTGGACAAGTATTGGGAGAAGCAGCTCGATCTCTAGAAGGTGCAGGGGCAGATTTTATTGTCATTTGTACCAATACAATGCATAAGGTTATTGATGTCATTCAGGAGAATATTTCAATTCCAATTTTACATATAGCGGATGCGACAGCCAATCAAATAGAAAAGGCTGGTTTACAAAAAATTGCCCTTCTTGGGACAAAGTATACGATGGAGCAAGATTTCTATAAAGCTAGAGTAGAGGGATTTGGCATTGAAGTGCTAGTTCCGCTTGCTGAGGAGCGAGTGGAGATAAATCGTATCATCTATGAAGAATTATGTTTAGGTCGAATTGAACCAACATCGCAGAAATATTATATACAAGTGATTGAAGACCTTGTGCAATCAGGGGCACAAGGAATTATTTTAGGCTGCACAGAGATTGGATTACTCATTAAGCAGGAAGATGTTAACGTACCTGTTTTTGATACAACTGTTATACATGCGCAGGCCGCTGTAAATAGGGCGATTCATAAGGGGGAGTAATATGCCAAGTAAAGTACGAGAAATGGGGATCGTAATTGGAAACTTATCAACTGGTGAGAAAAATTGTATTACCGATGTAACCGGAGTGCGGGTAGGTCATGTAACACTTGATGAAAAGATTAATGAAGAAGGAGCTTATGCATGCACAGGGGTAACAGCGATTTTACCGCATGAGGGCAATTTGTTTCAGCAAAAGGTTACTGCAGCGAGCTATGTCTTAAATGGCTTTGGTAAAACAACAGGGCTTGTGCAGGTGAATGAGCTTGGCGTTATTGAATCACCCATTCTGTTAACGAATACTTTTGGCGTTCCAGCTGTAACACAAGGAACGCTACAATATATGCTCGATACGAATAGTGAAATTGGTCAATCGACAGGAACTATCAACATCGTTGTTGGGGAATGTAATGATAGCTATTTAAATTCCATACGAGAATGTTCTGTCACACCTGAGCATACTGTGGAGGCGATTCGCAAGGCGTCAAATGTAACAGCAGAGGAAGGAGCGGTTGGGGCAGGGAAAGGAATGATGTGCTTTGGCTATAAAGGTGGAATTGGCTCATCTTCCCGAATTGTGACACATGAATCAACGAACTACACGGTAGGATGTATGGTCCTTAGTAATTTTGGGCATAGCTCAGAGTTTTTAGCACATCGATATCTTGTTTCAAAAGATCAACATGAGTCGACAATATCTCCTACAGATGGCTCCATTATCATTGTACTTGCTACAGATGCTCCACTTAGTAGTCGTCAACTGACACGTATTATTAAGCGTTGTGGCATAGGTCTAGGGCGTACAGGTAGTCATTTTTCTCATGGTAGCGGGGATATTGTCATTGGCTTCACAACAGCACATCGTATTGCCCATACATCTGATCAGCTTGTCGAAACACGCACGCAGCTTCGAGAGGATCATCCTATCATGAATCAATTATTTGCAGCAGCTGCAGAAGCAACAGAGGAAGCCATTTTAAATTCGCTATCACAGGCGCAGACAACTGTTGGACGAGATCGTCATAAAGTGGAAGCTTATCAATTTTAATTGCTTATTGTTCGATTAGAGGGATGTGAAAAGATGATTGCACAAAAATTCATAGACGAACTTATAGAGCAAATTAATTTCAGCCCATTATTACCGAATGATAACCAAATGCAAAATATCTATAATTTTTCATTACGTAAGGAAACAAATGAACATCGCAGTTCAATTCATTACTATTCAACTCTTCATAATGGAACTATTCGAGTAAAACAATTTTTTTATGATTGGGCATTTCCTTTTATTTATGCAGACACTAATCTAATTGAGCAAGGTAGTCCTTTTAAAATAAATAATAGGGTTGGTTTTATTGGTGTAGACTACAAAAATAATAAGGCTTTAAGCTATTCTGTAGGATTTACAACGGTAGAGATCTCCGTTTTTGATGGGGATGTTACGAATGAAGAGTTAATTGAATATCTTTCAAGTTTAAAAATCATGAACCCTGATTTGTCCAAAAAATCATTTGCTACTGTGAGTTATACGGCTAGATATAATCAAGGAAAATGGGGAGAAGATGAGGTTTCAAGAGTAACGTGGTTAAATCCAGAAGCAATTAAATCGGATAATACTTTTTCGGAGGAATTATTAGATTATAAGCTAGATTCAGTTGGTATTGGTAAAGAAACGAATGAAATCCAATTACTTTATCGGCAAAGAGAAAACCTTACAGATGGCTGTTGGATTTCAATTGCACCTCAAACTTTAGAGCAAGATTTACCAAAACTAAAAGGGAGAAACATTGGAACGCGTCAAAAATGGAGATTTAGATTATTGAAAATCCTATATGAAAATAGGGAAATCGAAGTATATTATGGAGTTCAAGAAACAAAATATCCTGCAAGATGGGTCTGGTTTAGTCTCGAGGAAAAAATTATCCAATGCCATATCCGCTCTTCTGTAAATGAAACCTCATCATTAGTACGCGAAATATTAAAAAATACTATTAAATGGTCATGAAGTTATTTAAATAAAAATATAAGAGCCTTACTACAATTTATTGTAGTGAGACTCTTTAAAGTTGTTTAAATTTTATTCAATTTAAGCACCATTAGTGCAATAAAGAATTATTGGTTTTTTAATCGTTGCACAAAATCCAGTGCTTGTTTAGTAGAATCAATTAAAGTAGTATCTCCTTTGAATTTTCTTAGCTTGAATGCGCTTATAAAGCATTTTTCAGCTTCAACAAACCTTCCCAATTCCATCAGAGATTTCCCCTTGTGTTGTAAAGCAAAATCTAAGTACGCGTCTATATTATTGTCTTTACATTTATTAAAAGCTTTATCAAAAAACTCTAACGCTTCACTATGTTTTTTATCATATTTTAACGCTTCTCCAAGTCGTATTAATGTAACTATTTCATTTTTTATGTTTCCTTCTTCTGATGCGTAACTTAGGCAAAGGTTTAAATAATAAATTGCTTTCTGGGGCTCTTCGCATATTCTATACAAATTACCTATTGTGCTGTATAGAAAATATTTATCTTCTTCATTATTAATTTTTAATAAATTTTCAGCTTCGGCAATAACTTGTTTTAACTTCAAAGGATTCGAGGTCTTTTCTCGTAGATAATCGTTATTATCAAAATAAATAAACTTATTTAAGTCAGAAATACTTTTTTTAAAATCTACTATTCTCATCTCTTACCTCCTCGTATTTTAGATGATCATCTTCGACAGACCTGTTCTATTAGTTCAATAAAAAATTCAAATTAAATATAAGGGACTGTTTTTAGTAACAGGAGGTATCCTGCTTGTTATAAATCGCGAATTATTTCCTTTATTTCATCACTTTTTAAATGATTGTATCGTTTTTGTTTAGGAAAATCGATAGGGTGTTACCGTTATATACAATATCAACAAGTAAATCACTTCTACTGACTCGTCTAAAATTTAATGGCAGCCATTATTTCAGAGAAGCTTCAGAAAACCAACTGTTCGGTAATGAGCATTGTAAGTGGACTTTTCTTGATTTCCATATGTATCGGCATGTGTAGAATCTAAATCGAAAATCAGCGCTTTCGATTGTCGAGCATGATGAACATCGAGTAGTTCTTGATTTGCCGCTTGGAGTTGATCGAGTGCTTGTGAATCAAACCGTTTAAAAAAGCGCGATAATGGTGGTTAAGAAGCGAGTGCTGGCGTACCTAGCACTTGCATAAATACCGGGTCATATGTCAGCTGGTCCGCTGCATCGTCTTCGTGATAACCAGCGATTAATTGGTAGATTTTTTGGTGAAGTAGCTGCTCATTTTGGTGAATGCAATACGAGCGTTCATCTTTTAACTGTAGATCATTGGCAATGGTTTGAGAGCTGGGCGGCTTCTTGGGGATTAGCGTCACAGATGAGGCCCTGCAGTCTAGTAATCATGAAACAACGAAATGATTACCAACATTTTCAATAAATAATCACTCTCTCTTAATCTAAAGGTAATAACCTTTAATAAATATTTTACTTATAGGTTATAATGTTATATGATGTAATCAAGAAAAATGAAAGAGGTAACAAAATTGAAAAAACTGAACAAACAATCTTCTGTTCCTCTGTATATTCAATTGAAAGAAGTAATTACAGAATATATAGAGAAAAATATGATAATTGGGGAAGTTCTTCCAACTGAAAAAGAGCTAGAAAAACTTTATGGTGTTAGCAGAATGACAGTCCGAAACGCTATAGATGAGTTACAAAGAAGTGGTGTTGTTGTTAAGCAGCAAGGAAAAGGAACCTTTGTTAACAATAACAAAATGACACAAGATATCGGAACTATTTTTAGCTGGACTGAAGAAATGGCGATTAAGCAGAAAAAATCTTTAACTTTGGAAACGAGTATTCAGGAAGTAGAACCTTCAAAAAAATTGCGTGACTCTTTAAAATTGGCACCAGACGAAAAAGTTGTATCTATCGCAAGGGTACGAGCAGTCGAAAATGAGCCAGTTGTTATAATGATAAATTATTTAAGAAACAGGTATGTCCCGAACTTGGAAAAAAACGGTCTAACTTCTGACTCTTTATATAAGGATTTAGAGGAAATATACAACATTTTTTTAGAAAGTGCTGAGGAGGTTATAACAGCTAGGTCTGCTACCTCATATGAAGCAACTAAATTAAGGGTTCCGGAAGGCACTGCCGTCTTACACGTTAGAAGAACTTCATTCATAAAAAACAAAATCCCTGTAGAAGTAGTAGATATGGTTGTTCGTGGCGATAGATATGAGTATTTTGTTGAACTAGAAGGTCGAAGAAAAAAACACATCATTCCATAAACTTACGAGGAGAGATACAATGTTACCTATAAAATTTGAACAAATTGCATTAGATGTGGAGCTTACATCTCCCGAAGAAGCCATTCAATTCGCTGGAAATTTACTGCTCCAATCTAACAGTGTTGAACAAAGTTATGTAGAAGAAATGATTAATGGTTATAAAAAGTTAGGCTCCTACATTGTGTTAGCACCTAATATAGCTATTCCACACGCAAGACCTGAATTCGGAGTGAACGAACAATGTATAGCTTTTGTGAGAGTCAAAACTCCTCTATCTTTTGGACATCCACAAAATGATGACGTTAAACTCATTATTCCGATTGGGGGTGTAGACAAACAATTTCACTTAGATATGTTAAGAGATTTGAGTGCCGTCTTGATGAATGAAGATAAAGTAACTAGGTTAAAAGAGTCAACTGACACAATGGAAATCTATAATATATTGAAAGGAGTTAGCTAACATGTTTATTTTGACTGTTTGTGGTATGGGGTTTGGAACAAGTTTAATGTTACTAATGGAAATTCAAGATTTAGGAAATAAAAATGGTTTTACAATTGATGGAGAAGCTACCGATTTAAGTTCTGCAAAAGGAAAAAACGCCGATTTAATAGTAGCATCAAGCGAAATAGCACAAGAACTTGAAAATAATGATATACCTGTAGTATCCATCATTAACTTACTGGATAAAAATGAAATTGAAGAAAAAGTACTGCCATATATTATGCAAATCCATACATGAGGAGGATAAAAAATGCTAAGTTTTATAACTGGAGTTTTATCAACCCCTGCCTTTATTTTAGGAATAATCGCAGCTATTGGACTTATAGCCCTCAGAAAATCTGGATCTGATATTATTAAAGGTACTTTAAAAACTATTTTTGGCTTCATTATGCTACAACAAGGGGCAAGCATCATTGTAAGTAGTTTAGTGCCATTTAGTCAGATGTTTGAAAGCGCTTTCAAACTAGCTGGCGTTATAGCAGAAGATAATGCTATAGCCGCTGCTGTGCAAAATGTTCTTGGAACAGAAACTTCTTTAATTCTAGTTTTTGGTTTTATCGTCAACGTTATACTAGCCAGAATAACAAAATGGAAATATATCTTTTTAACTGGCCACATGATGTTCTCTTTCGCTGCGACAATGGCAATCGTTTTTGATCAAATGGGTATTCACGGATGGAAAGCTATTCTACTAGGTTCATTAATTCAAGGAATTTCCAGTGTGCTATTTCCTGCATTAGCTCAACCTTTCGTAAGAAAAGTAACGAATAACGATAGTGTAGGATTTGGATTTTGGGGGAGTTCCCTTGTTTGGATAAGTGGTTGGATTGGTGGGAAATTGGGAAATAAAGAACATTCTGCTGAGAACATGAATGTTCCAAAACAATTAGATTTTTTAAAAGAAATGTCAATTTTAATGGGAATTGTTATGTCTGTTATTTATTTGGTCACTTCATTCTTTGTTGACACTAAACTTATGAATGAGCTTTCGGGTGGTCAAAATATTGCTCTCTTCGCAATTATGCAAGCGTTTACATTCGTTGTCGGTATTCTTGTTTTATTACAAGGAGTTAGAATGTTCCTAGGTGAGTTAGTACCTGCTTTCAAAGGAATTAGCGAAAAACTTGTTCCAGGTGCAAAACCAGCACTAGATATCCCTATTTTCTATTCTTTTGCACCAACAGCAACGACTATCGGATTTTTATTTGCTTTAGTTGGTGGATTGGGAGCAACACTCATTTCTACTATGCTACCTGTTGTGGTCTTACCTTCCGTGATTGGTTTATTTTTTATGGGAGGAGCTGCAGGTGTATTCGGAAATGCGATGGGGGGACGTCGTGGAGCCATAATTGCTGGGATCGTACTAGGATTTACATTTCAAATGATAGTGGCCTTAGCTTATCCGATTATCGATTTAAGGGATTATGGCATAAGCGGATTGTGGTTTGCTTCTACAGATGCAATCATCGTCATTTTACTTATTAGATTAATAGGCTCTCTGTTTGGCATTACAATATAAGATCTAAAGGAGTGATAAATATGACTGACAAAATTAGAACTGTTTTAGGTGATATTAGCAAAGAAGCACTAGGGTTTACTTATTCCCATGAACATTTATGGTGTTGTCCTCCTCCACAACAAAAAGATCGTGACTTCGAGCTAACAAATTACGAAGCTTCTCTGGAAGAATTAAAAACATATAAAAAAATCGGGGGTGAAACTTTGGTAGATGCTTCTACCCTCGACTATGGAAGAGATGGTCATAAACTTAAAAAAATGGCTGAGGAAAGTGGCGTTAATGTATTAGGAGTAACCGGTTTTAATAAACATATCTATTTTGATGATTGGGTTGAAATAGAAAGTATCGATCAAATTGTAGATAGATTAGTTCATGATATACAAGTTGGAATGGATGGATCCAATGCAAAAGCTGGAATTTTAAAAGCTGGATCATGGTATAACGTTATACATCCAATGGAAGAAAAGATAACACGAGCTGTCGGAAGAGCTCAAAAAATAACTGGTGCTCCTGTTTGGTTACATACTGAATCCGGAACATTGGGAGTAGAAATGTTAGATATTTTAGAGGGTGAAGGGGTAGACCTACATTTTGTTGCTGTGGGACATAGCGATAGAAATGCTGATCCTTATTATCACTTAAATATTTTAGAGCGTGGCGCCTATATCCAATTCGATGGACCCGGGAAAGTTAAGTATTATCCAGATAATGTTAGAATAGAGTTAATTAAAAATGTTCTAGCACATGGATATGGTCATAAGTTACTCATATCAGGAGATATGGGGCGACAAAGCTATTTACACGCTTATGGTGGTGGTCCTGGTTTTAGATATATTAAACAAAAATTCATTCCTAGAATGTTGAACGAACGGATTTCCCAACATGCTATTAATCAAATTTTCTATACAAATCCAGCTGATTGGTTAGCAAAATTTTAGGAGTGATTAAATGAAACTTGATAATTTAATGGCAATAATAAGAGATGTTTCGCCAAACGATATTGTTCCAATAGTTCAAGCCTTAATTGATGAAGGGATAACGAATTTAGAAGTCTCATTAAGTAATGAAACGTTGGGTATAGGATGTATTGAAACTTTAGCCACTCATTTTACACCGCAACAAATTTATTTAGGTGCAGGCACTGTTCTAAATGAAGAACAGTTGTATTCAGTAAAAAATGCGGGAGTTCAGTATATTATTACTCCTGGTTGGAATAAAGCACTAGTGAAGAAAGCTTTAGAAATAGATTTAATAGTATATCCAGGCGTATTCACTCCTGGAGAAATTGCCGAAGCTTTAGAACTGAACATTGACTACCTCAAGCTATTTCCTATTAATGGTCTCAATGAGAATTATTTAAAAGCTATTAGAGGTCCATTTCCCAAGGTGAATATTATGGCTGTTGGTGGAGTTACATCAGAAAGTATTGAATTCTATAAAAAATTAGGTATACATCACTTTGGGATTGGCAGTGAACTAGTTCCTAGAGGAGCAACTCAAAATGATATCCCTGTTATTAAAAGTAATGCTAAATTATTTATTAACTCAATAAAGAAAGCGAATGAAATTGATGGAAAATCAACCGAAACTAATGATTAATATGACACAAGACGAAGTTAAAAAGAGTTTAGCTGAATTTCCTGTTGTAATATTACCTTTAGGGGCAACTGAACAACACGGTTACCATTTACCATTAGGTGTAGATATTTACCTCTCCGAATATTTTTCGAAGGAAGTAGCCAAAGCAACTGGTGCTCTTGTAGCACCAACACTTCCTTTTGGCTATTCATGGGTTTGGCGAGATATTCCTGGAACTATATCGCTACAACAAGATTTAGTAGAAGCGGTTATCAAAGATGTTGCTCATAGCGTATCACGTTATGGAGGAAAGATGCTTGTTTTAATAAATGGGCATGATTCTAACAACTCATCTATGAAGTATGCAGTTAGAGAGTTGGAAGATGAGCTTGATATGCCAGTCATTTACCTCTTCTATCCTCGATTGAGTGAAGTAATTAAAGAGGTATGTGATTCTCCAACTTGGAATGGTATGATTCATGCGTGCGAGTTTGAGACCTCATTAATGCTCCAT
Proteins encoded in this region:
- a CDS encoding creatininase family protein, which produces MENQPKLMINMTQDEVKKSLAEFPVVILPLGATEQHGYHLPLGVDIYLSEYFSKEVAKATGALVAPTLPFGYSWVWRDIPGTISLQQDLVEAVIKDVAHSVSRYGGKMLVLINGHDSNNSSMKYAVRELEDELDMPVIYLFYPRLSEVIKEVCDSPTWNGMIHACEFETSLMLHVNEALVDMNKSIKEYPDTPDLYGASTISLGDLSKSGVFGDPTLATKDKGKKLAEIFTDKMIKLVNEGYKEFVIRE